A genomic region of Bactrocera dorsalis isolate Fly_Bdor chromosome 3, ASM2337382v1, whole genome shotgun sequence contains the following coding sequences:
- the LOC105228392 gene encoding trypsin alpha-3 gives MCHPFIILLGFYVVITNGATSVNRLYPLDGRIVGGTNTNIKEHPYQVSLLKYGSHTCGGSILNTGNNKTNGFFVITAAHCVTPYTPQNYAVKFGITSLYQLSPIALVDVIVRHENYNPLTSDYDIALIKLRNQIPFSSSTQPIRMSSISPADGTAAVVTGWGSTSEGGSLSPTLQAVTVKVVDPIVCATEYAPYGVITERMLCAGVPQGGKDSCQGDSGGPLVADGVQIGIVSWGLGCAKPGFPGVYSRVPSLYSWIQKNVKILEAL, from the coding sequence ATGTGCCATCCATTTATTATATTGCTAGGATTCTACGTAGTCATTACGAATGGTGCAACGTCGGTCAACCGACTTTATCCATTGGATGGACGCATCGTCGGCGGCACGAATACCAATATAAAGGAGCACCCATACCAAGTTTCACTACTCAAATACGGTTCACATACCTGTGGTGGTTCAATATTGAATACCGGTAACAATAAAACCAATGGATTTTTCGTGATCACAGCTGCACATTGTGTTACACCCTACACGCCACAAAATTACGCTGTAAAATTCGGCATAACCTCGCTATATCAACTCAGTCCAATAGCGCTCGTCGATGTGATTGTACGACATGAGAACTACAACCCACTCACCTCCGACTATGACATTGCCTTGATTAAGCTACGAAATCAAATACCGTTCAGTAGCTCGACGCAACCGATACGTATGTCCAGCATAAGTCCGGCGGATGGCACAGCTGCTGTTGTCACCGGTTGGGGCAGCACCAGTGAGGGTGGATCATTATCCCCCACATTGCAAGCAGTCACTGTGAAGGTGGTGGATCCCATTGTATGTGCAACTGAGTATGCGCCTTATGGTGTCATAACGGAACGCATGCTATGTGCTGGTGTGCCTCAAGGTGGGAAGGACTCATGTCAGGGTGACTCTGGTGGGCCATTGGTGGCCGATGGGGTACAAATCGGTATTGTTTCTTGGGGTCTTGGTTGTGCCAAACCGGGTTTTCCGGGTGTTTACTCTAGAGTGCCAAGTTTATATTCTTggatacaaaaaaatgttaagataCTAGAAGCCCTATag
- the LOC105228391 gene encoding trypsin beta: MSFALRLLIPASFCFLGLQAGAIPAPALNSISAKLSFQPEGRIVGGQQADITQYPYQVSIRLDSSVLIHICGGSIYAPRVIVTAAHCLKGRYASTIRVVAGSSTIADQSEQGVAAQKLIYHSGYVKKTHTNDVGLIILKESLIYDANVQPIQLARSLAEVGAHAIATGWGKNDEEALQMTNVLHAVELQIVDTLQCGVQYASKSYVITEEMICAGAENGGKDTCQGDSGGPLVVDGKLTGIVSWGIGCAQDYPGVYASVSYHADWIEQQAAEYL, translated from the coding sequence ATGAGTTTTGCACTTCGGCTACTCATTCCGGCCAGCTTTTGCTTTTTAGGCCTACAAGCCGGCGCTATACCAGCGCCTGCACTAAATTCTATTTCTGCCAAATTGTCGTTTCAACCGGAAGGACGCATTGTGGGCGGCCAACAGGCAGATATAACGCAGTATCCTTACCAAGTATCCATACGGCTCGACTCTTCTGTGCTCATACACATTTGCGGCGGTTCCATTTATGCACCACGTGTCATTGTTACGGCGGCGCATTGTCTGAAAGGACGTTACGCTTCGACAATACGTGTCGTTGCGGGCTCATCCACGATCGCCGATCAGTCGGAGCAGGGTGTGGCTGCGCAGAAACTAATCTATCACAGCGGTTATGTGAAAAAGACGCACACCAATGATGTGGgcttaataattttgaaagagtCTTTGATATATGACGCCAACGTACAACCCATTCAATTGGCACGATCTTTGGCCGAGGTGGGTGCACACGCCATCGCTACCGGTTGGGGTAAGAACGATGAGGAGGCACTACAAATGACCAATGTGTTGCATGCAGTCGAATTGCAAATTGTCGATACGCTGCAATGTGGTGTGCAATATGCCTCGAAGAGTTATGTCATCACCGAGGAAATGATATGTGCGGGCGCTGAGAATGGTGGCAAAGACACTTGCCAAGGAGACTCGGGCGGTCCACTTGTAGTTGATGGCAAACTGACCGGTATAGTTTCTTGGGGCATTGGTTGTGCTCAGGACTATCCCGGCGTGTATGCCAGTGTATCCTATCATGCTGACTGGATTGAACAGCAAGCGGCAGAGTATTTGTGA